The sequence below is a genomic window from Planctomycetota bacterium.
TAGGCGGTCTCGGTTGATTCGTTCGGGCGGAATGAGCCGTTGACCAATATAATCTTCAGGTATATCATCGGATAACCGGCGCAACTGCCGGAAAGGGTGTTGCTTAGTAATGTATCCTGTATCGGCTGGATATATTGCTTGGGGATGGTGTTAGGGAATAAACGGTTTTCCACGAATGGGTGCAGTTTCGCGTCTTTGGCGGTGCGTTCATTATAGAGCGGCTCAAGGCGGATAACGACGTGTCCGAAGTGTGGCTTTTCCCCGATTTTCCTTTCGAAAACGCCTTCTGCTTCGACCGGTTCCATAATGGCTTCCTTGTAGGCAACCCTCGGCTCGCCCACGTTCGCGGGCAGGTTGAATTCGCTCATCATCCGGTTCTTGATAATTTCCAGGTGCAGTTCGCCCATGCCGGAGACGATGAGCTGTCCGGTTTCGTCATCCGCTTTATACTGGAAGGTCGGGTCGTCCTTGGCTATCTTGGTGATGACTTCCATAAGCTTATCGCGGTCCGCGGAGAGCTTGGGCTCGATTGCCATGGAGACGACCGTTTCCGGGAACTCCATCTTTTCGTAGACTATCGGGTATTTCTTGATGCAGATGGTATCGCCGGTGAAGGTGTTTCTCAACCCGATGACCGCGACGATATCGCCTGCCTGTGCTTCCTTGACCTGGTTGCGCAGGTTGGAATGCATGATGAATATTTTATTGATGCGTTCCTGTTTATCCGTCCTGGGATTATAGACCGCGGTGCCTTCGGCGAGTTTGCCGGAATAGATACGAATATATGTAAGTTCGCCGTGGCGGTCAGTGGCGGTTTTAAATGCCAGCGCGGAGAACTGGTCTTCCGGGTCGGGCTTCCTTGTCACGGTCTTATTTTTCTCCGGGTCGTGCCCTTCTGCCGGCGGGATATCCAGCGGAGAGGGCAGGTACAGGCAGACCGCGTCCAGGACCGGCTGGATGCCGACGTGCTTGACCGCCGAGCCGCAGAATACCGGGACGAGCTTATAGGCAAGGGTGGCTTCGCGCACGGCCTGATAAAGTTTTTCTTCCGGGATTTCCTCACCCTTGAGGAAAGAATCCACCAGCCACTCCACTTTATCCGCCAGCCGTTCGATGAGCTTGGCGCGCTGCTGTTTAGCTTCTTGAAGCATTTCCGGAGGGATATCGGTTATTTCGTAATTATCCGCGCTGTCGGATTCCTTGTCAAAGATGAAAGCCTTCTGTTTGATTAAATCAACCACGCCCTGCAATGTGTCTTCTTTACCGATGGGCAGTTGCATAAGAAGGGGCGCGGCTTTAAGCCTTGTTTCTATCTGCTTAATCACAGAGAAGAGGTCGGAGCCGACGCGGTCGAGCTTATTGATAAACGCCAGGCGCGGGACGCGGTATAAATCCGCCTGGTGCCAGACGGTTTCCGACTGCGCCTCCACCCCGCCCACCCCGCAGAAGACGACGACTGCGCCGTCAAGGACACGGAGCGAGCGCTGGACCTCCACGGTGAAATCCACGTGGCCGGGGGTATCTATGATATTGATTCGGTGTTTTTGTTTGGTTCCGCTTGTATCATTGGCTTCCCAGTAGCAGGTGGTGGCGGCGCTGGTGATGGTGATGCCGCGTTTCTGCTCTTCCTCCATCCAGTCCATGGTGGCGGTGCCTTCGTCAACCGTGCCCATTTGGTGCTCCTTGCCGGTATAGAAAAGCACGTTTTCCGTAAAGGTGGTTTTGCCCGCGTCGATATGGGCGATGATTCCGATATTGCGTATCAGGTTAAGCATAGTAATTTTCAGGAACAGGTTTTTTGATTCGTCGCCCTGACATAGATATCTTCAATTACCTCCGTGTCCAGGGCGATATCCGTTTCGCCTATTTTAACGACGTAAGCCGGTTTGGTCTGGTGGACGCGGATAACGGCTCCGGGGATAAGTCCGAGCGCGGTAAGCTGGTCCAGGCGCTGGTGGTGTTTGGTCGCGATATAAGCCACTTTGGCTTCAGAGCCGCTTTTTATTTCCGATAACGGGATGACGATGGATTTTACTTCATGACGGGCTTTCGCGCAACAGGGTCCCGGAGGAATCTGGCGTCCATGCGGGCATTCCTTGGGATGCCCCAATAGCGTGCAGATGGAATCCACGACATCCGGGTTAAGGAAGTGCTCGAACGCGCAGGCATTGGGTTCGATTGAAGGCAGAGGCAAATCCAGGACGTCCGTAAAGAGCCGTTCGCTCAGGCGGTGGGCGCGGATAATCCGGCGCGCTTCGCGCTCACCCGCGGGCGTCAGCTTGATTTCATCCTTAGTTTCGGCGAGATAGTTTTCCCTGATGAGTTCTTCCAGGGCGTCGGCGGAAATGCGTTCATCCGTGCATTTTTCTATGTCCGCCCGGGTGAACCTGCCTTTTTCAATGTTTGTCCATGCCATTTCCAGTATTTCTTCTTTTCGTTTCTTCATTATTACACCCCTAATATATTAAGAATCAGGTTAACCAGGCTTCCCGTCAGGATTGCCAGCGGGAAAACGAACGCGACGATAGCCAGCGCCGTTTTCCAGCCGTGTTCCTTCAGCATCATCAAAAACTGGGCGAAGCAGGGGATAAACAGCGTAATCGTAATCGCGGCGACGATAATCTGGTGCGGGGTCAATAATCCTTGTCTATGCAAATCAAATAACCCCGCCGCGCCGTAATCCCTGCGGAAAAACCCGATAAGGAATGAACGGGTTGCTTCAACCGGCAGCCCCAGCATTCCTTTTATCACCGGGCTGGTAAAATCCTCAATTACCGTAAGCAGCCCGATTTTATCTAGGCACCATAAAGCCGCGGTGCCCAATATAAAAATCGGGACAACCTCTTTAAGATACCATTTTACACGCGCAAATGTTTTGGTCAAGATATTCATTACTGCCGGCCGCCGGATGGGGGGGATTTCCATGATAAAATCAGAGCCGGTCCCTTTTAATACTCGTCCGGCAAGGTAGCCGACAATTCCCATAACGATGATGACAACGGCGAACCACCAGAGCATTGCCTGCCAGGAGATGCCGCCCAGTAAAGCCATGATGACGCCTAATTGCGCCGAGCAGGGAACGCCGACGGCCAGGAGAATGGTCGCGATAAGACGCTCCTTTTTAGTGGGCAGGATTCTGGTTGTCATGGTTGCCATGGTGCCGCATCCCAAGCCGAGGACCATGGGCAGGATGGCTTTGCCGTTTAATCCGACAAGATGGAACAGCCGGTTGACCATTATTGCCAGGCGTGGGAGATAGCCGGAATCTTCCAGCAGGCTGAAGACCAGGAAGAACGTCCCGACAATCGGCAGGATGATGGCAAAGCTGTAAGAAATCGCCATGGTAATCAGACCGAAGTTGCCGGTGAAGAAATCACGGATGAGCGCGGCAGGTATTATCTTTTCAAACAGCCAAATCACCGCCGGATTAACATATTCACCGAATACGTTTTTCTCCAGGAAGTTTACCATGGTGCCGGCGCCGAACACGCCGACTATTTCGTAAATAAGCCACAGGACAAACAATAGCATGAAAATGCCCCAGAAGGGGTGCATCATCAGTTTTCCGAGGGAGGTTGCGAAAGTCAGCTTTTGTTTTATCTCATGCTTTTCAACCTCAGTTACAATTTCTTCTATCCGTTTAAGCCGTGCCTGATTAATAATGTAACTTAACGGCTGGCCGAAATGGCGGGCGGTTTCATCCCGTATATTTTCCATCTCACGGATTTGTTCAGGGCTGAATGCGCTGCACAGGTGTTCGATAATACTGTCATCGCCGGAGAGGAACATTAATGCTAAAAACCGGCGGCTGATATTGGAATCCGGGAATAAGCTGATGAGCCGGTTGATGGCGGCTTCTATTAACGGGTCATAAACGAAGGCGTAACGCGATGCGCTTTCGTTCAGGGCTTGTCTTTGCTGGATAATTTTAAAGAGGCTGGAAATCCCCTGCCGTTCGATTGCCACGGTCGGAATTACCGGAGCCGAAATGATTTTACTGAGCGATTGGATATCGATTTCAATTCCCAGGCTTTTGGCTTCGTCCATCATATTTAAAACGAGGCAATAAGGCAGTCCCATCTCCGCAATCTGAAGGGTGATGAAAAGAGTCCGGCGCAGGTTTTTGGCGTCGCCCACCTGGACGGTATAATTGACGCCTTCCAGTAGAATATCGCGGGTAACGCGTTCGTCTTCCGATTGGGGGATAAGGTTATTAATGCCCGGGGTATCTATTAAAACGGCGTTTGTTTTATCATGTCGGATAATTCCATTGGTTACTTCAACCGTAGTGCCGGGATAATTGGAGACGGTGACGTATTGACCGGTGAGCAAGCCGAAGATGACGCTTTTGCCCACATTCGGGTTACCGACCAGGGCGATTTTATCTTTGCCTTTGAGGTCCGTTTCGGTTCCAGAATGCATCATAATAATAGTATAATAGTTCAGTTAAGCATGCTTTTATTTGACTTTTAGTCAAAACTGTATAATATAGCCATATTCTTGAAAAATACAAGATAAAGATTATGAATTTTAATCTAAAGGTTATTTTGGCTGCAATCGCCTGCTGGCTGGCTCCCGGAAGCGGTTATTTTATACTGGGGAAAAAATGCAAGGCGTTGTTTTTGCTTTGTTCAGTTATTTTTCTGGCAGTTGCCGGCATAATACTCGCTGATTTCCGGGACGTGAGATTCCTGGATAACCCCTATTATTACCTGGGAAGGTTCGGAAGCGGTTTTATGTGGCTTGCCTCCGTATCATTCCTGGGAGAGTCGCCGCGTGGAATTATTCCGGACCAGTATTTTGATTTCGGACATCTTTATTTATGCGTGGCAGGCGTACTTAATACGGTAATCGCTTTAAGTGTTTTTATACAGTCTCCGCAACAGGCTGTTCTTCCTGAAGCATGCAAGCCTGAATTGGCTAAAGACGCAGAGCGAGAATTACTTGAAATATGATGTTAGCCAGATTATTTACCCATATTTTTCTCTTTTTATTCCTAGTGTTCCATATCTCGTTTATTTTAAGCATGATAACTACAGAAGAAAATCCGAGAATACTTGCCAAAAGCGTATTGAAGAATATATTCCTTATTTGCCTGACCGTAATAGTGTTGGGCGGTTTTTCCATGTTGATTATTACGATATTTTAACGAGGCTATGGAGGTGGTAGATGCATGAATTAACCCATCCGGTTTTACGGGAGGAATTAAAACAAATTTGTTCTCATATCGAAGAGGTTTTGCGTCATGTTGTTGAAGCATTGAACACCGGTAAAGCGCCGATTGCCGAACTGGCCAATAATCAATTGGGTAACCTGGAAAGTTACCTTGAAAAATGGGCGGGCGACTCCGAAAATAAGGAATCTGCGGCCATTATACAGACCCAGATTAAAGAAATTTATGAAGGCATCAAATGCCTGATTGAACAGGTGTTTAATAAAATTGATAAAAAGATTGCGTTCAGCGAGAAAGCCATGCAGGAAATAGAATATCTTATTGGGAACGTCAAATACCTATTGCGGTGCTTGGGCGATGTTGCCATAACAGGGAACCCTACCCTGGTTAAATATATCATCGAAACCGGCGCTTCTTTAGCGGATTCCATAGATAAATTTTCGCGTGAACATAACGAACGCATAAGCAATGGGGTATGTACATCCGAAGCAAGGTTGATTTACCAGGAAATTATGGGCCTTTTAAAAGGGATTGTCCAGAGAATCAGCACGGTTGTCCACTGGCTTAACCGCATCTGATTTTAAACTTGACTAAAAAATAGGTCAATGGTATAGTGAATTTTATTAACGACAATCTTAAATCAATATATGCCGACCATCGGTGATTTCTGTTTTGAACAAGAAAACTTGCTTGGAAAAGGCGCCTGGGGTGAGGTGTATCTGGGCAAACAGGTTTCGCTGGAGCGGCCTGTTGCCATAAAAATCCTCAAGAAAGAAATGACCCAGGATGCCGATTTCGT
It includes:
- the fusA gene encoding elongation factor G; protein product: MLNLIRNIGIIAHIDAGKTTFTENVLFYTGKEHQMGTVDEGTATMDWMEEEQKRGITITSAATTCYWEANDTSGTKQKHRINIIDTPGHVDFTVEVQRSLRVLDGAVVVFCGVGGVEAQSETVWHQADLYRVPRLAFINKLDRVGSDLFSVIKQIETRLKAAPLLMQLPIGKEDTLQGVVDLIKQKAFIFDKESDSADNYEITDIPPEMLQEAKQQRAKLIERLADKVEWLVDSFLKGEEIPEEKLYQAVREATLAYKLVPVFCGSAVKHVGIQPVLDAVCLYLPSPLDIPPAEGHDPEKNKTVTRKPDPEDQFSALAFKTATDRHGELTYIRIYSGKLAEGTAVYNPRTDKQERINKIFIMHSNLRNQVKEAQAGDIVAVIGLRNTFTGDTICIKKYPIVYEKMEFPETVVSMAIEPKLSADRDKLMEVITKIAKDDPTFQYKADDETGQLIVSGMGELHLEIIKNRMMSEFNLPANVGEPRVAYKEAIMEPVEAEGVFERKIGEKPHFGHVVIRLEPLYNERTAKDAKLHPFVENRLFPNTIPKQYIQPIQDTLLSNTLSGSCAGYPMIYLKIILVNGSFRPNESTETAYNAAANIAFRNALEKTPCVILEPIMKFEIVTPEEYLGDVINELNRRGGEIESVELVHNTKTIKGTIPIAQTFGYATTLRSLTQGRGSYSLEPHDYRVVTKKPGG
- the feoB gene encoding ferrous iron transport protein B, translating into MMHSGTETDLKGKDKIALVGNPNVGKSVIFGLLTGQYVTVSNYPGTTVEVTNGIIRHDKTNAVLIDTPGINNLIPQSEDERVTRDILLEGVNYTVQVGDAKNLRRTLFITLQIAEMGLPYCLVLNMMDEAKSLGIEIDIQSLSKIISAPVIPTVAIERQGISSLFKIIQQRQALNESASRYAFVYDPLIEAAINRLISLFPDSNISRRFLALMFLSGDDSIIEHLCSAFSPEQIREMENIRDETARHFGQPLSYIINQARLKRIEEIVTEVEKHEIKQKLTFATSLGKLMMHPFWGIFMLLFVLWLIYEIVGVFGAGTMVNFLEKNVFGEYVNPAVIWLFEKIIPAALIRDFFTGNFGLITMAISYSFAIILPIVGTFFLVFSLLEDSGYLPRLAIMVNRLFHLVGLNGKAILPMVLGLGCGTMATMTTRILPTKKERLIATILLAVGVPCSAQLGVIMALLGGISWQAMLWWFAVVIIVMGIVGYLAGRVLKGTGSDFIMEIPPIRRPAVMNILTKTFARVKWYLKEVVPIFILGTAALWCLDKIGLLTVIEDFTSPVIKGMLGLPVEATRSFLIGFFRRDYGAAGLFDLHRQGLLTPHQIIVAAITITLFIPCFAQFLMMLKEHGWKTALAIVAFVFPLAILTGSLVNLILNILGV
- a CDS encoding metal-dependent transcriptional regulator yields the protein MKKRKEEILEMAWTNIEKGRFTRADIEKCTDERISADALEELIRENYLAETKDEIKLTPAGEREARRIIRAHRLSERLFTDVLDLPLPSIEPNACAFEHFLNPDVVDSICTLLGHPKECPHGRQIPPGPCCAKARHEVKSIVIPLSEIKSGSEAKVAYIATKHHQRLDQLTALGLIPGAVIRVHQTKPAYVVKIGETDIALDTEVIEDIYVRATNQKTCS